One genomic region from Vanacampus margaritifer isolate UIUO_Vmar chromosome 2, RoL_Vmar_1.0, whole genome shotgun sequence encodes:
- the LOC144043857 gene encoding uncharacterized protein LOC144043857 isoform X1, producing MSSLVSPFSDSSIESHLDAIRKKGREECENKALLCQLSSAFENASVGLSLLTSTQTKGNICDILVKSILHELSPSRDHFMEVPAQKPQTCRTGDKGCHGCRCLCRTCSAEDPARRSSRNMRSSGSFVGPLPNVRRGQCIRCQERSSSLICLVCDTIGVRVKVRGWQLIHNSF from the exons ATGTCGTCTCTGGTCTCTCCTTTCTCCGATTCCTCCATCGAGTCCCACCTGGATgcaataagaaaaaaagggagggaggaATGTGAGAACAAGGCTTTGCTCTGTCAACTTTCCTCCGCCTTTGAAAACG CTAGTGTTGGCTTGTCGCTTCTTACATCCACGCAAACAAAAGGCAACATCTGCGATATACTTGTCAAAAGCATTCTTCACGAGTTATCCCCGAGCCGAGATCACTTCATGGAGGTCCCGGCCCAAAAGCCCCAGACATGCAGGACAGGTGATAAGGGGTGTCACGGATGCAGATGTTTATGTCGTACGTGCAGCGCCGAGGATCCCGCCCGCCGCTCGTCCCGTAACATGAGGTCATCGGGTTCCTTTGTTGGCCCCCTCCCAAATGTCAGACGAGGTCAGTGCATCAGGTGTCAGGAAAGGTCCAGCTCGCTCATCTGTCTTGTATGTGACACTATTGGTGTTAGGGTCAAGGTCAGAGGTTGGCAACTCATTCACAACTCTTTTTAG
- the LOC144043857 gene encoding uncharacterized protein LOC144043857 isoform X2, producing MSSLVSPFSDSSIESHLDAIRKKGREECENKALLCQLSSAFENASVGLSLLTSTQTKGNICDILVKSILHELSPSRDHFMEVPAQKPQTCRTGDKGCHGCRCLCRTCSAEDPARRSSRNMRSSGSFVGPLPNVRRGAVQGTL from the exons ATGTCGTCTCTGGTCTCTCCTTTCTCCGATTCCTCCATCGAGTCCCACCTGGATgcaataagaaaaaaagggagggaggaATGTGAGAACAAGGCTTTGCTCTGTCAACTTTCCTCCGCCTTTGAAAACG CTAGTGTTGGCTTGTCGCTTCTTACATCCACGCAAACAAAAGGCAACATCTGCGATATACTTGTCAAAAGCATTCTTCACGAGTTATCCCCGAGCCGAGATCACTTCATGGAGGTCCCGGCCCAAAAGCCCCAGACATGCAGGACAGGTGATAAGGGGTGTCACGGATGCAGATGTTTATGTCGTACGTGCAGCGCCGAGGATCCCGCCCGCCGCTCGTCCCGTAACATGAGGTCATCGGGTTCCTTTGTTGGCCCCCTCCCAAATGTCAGACGAG